From Phaeodactylum tricornutum CCAP 1055/1 chromosome 11, complete sequence, one genomic window encodes:
- a CDS encoding predicted protein: HISQSRDSTTKLLLRLSDGLEVETVIIPWTGGRSTLCVSSQVGCRQGCTFCATGRMGKLRSLNADEILAQLFFARKICRQKNLPPVTNVVFMGMGEPADNKDAVIRATDIMTTRELFQLSASKVTVSTVAPTPDSFLQFAHAHCVLAWSVHAANDELRRQLVPTTKHAMTELRQGLIDTLLIRPHNFRTTMLEVALISGINDSEKEADELVDFAQVIIDEVPGCKLVVNLIPFNDIGQNRYTKPSMEAVSVFQKRLREFGLVAHIRTTRGDDESAACGQLATNKQKQRVF; this comes from the exons CACATATCGCAGAGTCGGGATTCCACGACAAAACTCTTGCTTCGATTGTCTGATGGACTAGAAGTGGAGACAGTGATAATCCCATGGACTGGGGGGCGTAGTACCCTCTGCGTGAGTTCCCAAGTAGGATGTCGACAAG GATGCACTTTTTGCGCAACGGGTCGAATGGGAAAGCTAAGGTCGCTAAATGCGGATGAGATTTTGGCACAGCTATTCTTTGCTCGGAAGATCTGTCGACAAAAGAATCTACCACCAGTCACGAACGTCGTCTTCATGGGGATGGGTGAACCTGCCGATAACAAAGATGCTGTGATACGGGCTACCGACATAATGACCACTCGGGAACTATTTCAATTGTCTGCATCTAAAGTCACGGTTTCCACTGTGGCTCCCACGCCCGATTCTTTCCTTCAATTCGCCCATGCGCATTGCGTTTTAGCCTGGTCCGTACACGCGGCCAATGATGAGTTGCGACGCCAATTAGTACCCACCACAAAACATGCCATGACAGAATTGCGGCAAGGTCTAATAGATACGCTGCTCATTCGACCACACAATTTTCGAACAACAATGCTTGAAGTGGCGCTTATTTCGGGGATCAACGATTCGGAAAAAGAGGCTGACGAGTTGGTCGATTTTGCCCAGGTCATCATCGACGAGGTTCCTGGATGTAAGCTGGTTGTCAATTTGATTCCTTTCAACGACATTGGCCAAAACAGATACACGAAACCTAGCATGGAAGCCGTGTCCGTGTTCCAAAAGCGTTTGCGCGAGTTCGGTCTCGTTGCTCATATCCGAACCACTAGGGGAGACGACGAATCTGCAGCGTGTGGCCAACTCGCCACAAACAAGCAAAAACAGAGAGTATTCTAA
- a CDS encoding predicted protein — protein sequence MTTETRVATIATESKGKDGTKRKAAPITLDGEKPQKKFYRQRAHCNPLSHNDSFDYPVKPLDIDWTEDHFPGLEKGSVPTVLDIGCGFGGLTMALAPLLPSQIVLGMEIRAKVTEYVRLRIVAARKEQEGRYKNASVLRTNSMKFLPNFFGRSSLEKLFFCFPDPHFKRKNHPRRIVSERLLSEYAYVLKPSVGRLYCITDVKELHEWHVEKCERHPLFRRVEDEIAEIDPCVQAMKIETEESKKVARAGGEKYYAVFERISIDQATEITSTNFFH from the coding sequence ATGACGACTGAGACACGAGTAGCTACTATTGCAACTGAGTCGAAAGGGAAAGATGGCACAAAGCGCAAGGCCGCTCCCATCACGTTGGACGGTGAAAAGCCACAGAAAAAGTTTTATCGTCAACGCGCACACTGCAACCCGTTGTCCCACAACGATTCATTCGACTATCCAGTCAAGCCTCTTGACATTGATTGGACCGAAGATCATTTTCCTGGTCTGGAGAAAGGAAGCGTTCCCACCGTACTTGATATCGGATGTGGATTTGGTGGCTTGACAATGGCTCTCGCCCCACTTCTACCAAGCCAAATTGTTCTTGGCATGGAAATTCGTGCTAAGGTAACTGAATATGTGCGCTTACGCATTGTAGCTGCTCGGAAGGAGCAAGAAGGAAGGTACAAGAATGCCAGCGTGTTGCGGACAAACTCGATGAAATTTCTGCCCAATTTCTTTGGTAGGTCCTCTCTCGAGAAGCTCTTTTTCTGCTTCCCGGATCCGCACTTCAAGCGGAAAAATCACCCGCGTCGTATCGTTTCGGAGCGGCTTCTGTCCGAATATGCATACGTACTCAAGCCATCCGTAGGGCGTTTGTATTGTATCACTGACGTTAAGGAACTGCACGAATGGCATGTGGAAAAATGCGAAAGACACCCGTTGTTTCGACGTGTTGAAGACGAGATTGCGGAAATTGACCCGTGTGTACAAGCCATGAAAatcgaaacggaagaaaGTAAGAAAGTGGCCAGGGCCGGGGGCGAGAAGTATTACGCGGTCTTTGAACGAATCAGTATCGACCAGGCGACGGAAATTACCTCTACCAATTTCTTTCATTGA
- a CDS encoding predicted protein codes for MVNPGLKKAIQLLLLILFQWHSCCAWTSRHAHRAKIWEELREIGPDSFYRPASGTSLQMGLWDSVSNFLSERDGEFVKLETSDDAYGPGPLLVLYQIPVGIEDDEIQDMLSDGAPQAFQSGCRLFRLEEHDTEHLKKPLSEFLDKALHSIPSPPQRNDAVSKPAPIPVLLFSGFQNREMMDAFKILEEEIYAESGGQSSPACAKAVPNAMHKSLGLVIEGISGDHFSAIGLNA; via the coding sequence ATGGTAAATCCTGGCTTAAAAAAAGCTATTCAATTGCTACTCCTCATTCTCTTCCAATGGCATAGTTGTTGCGCATGGACAAGTCGCCATGCGCACCGCGCAAAAATATGGGAAGAATTGCGAGAGATTGGACCAGACAGTTTCTACCGTCCCGCTTCGGGCACCTCCCTTCAAATGGGACTGTGGGACTCCGTATCAAATTTTTTGAGTGAGCGAGACGGTGAATTCGTCAAATTAGAAACTAGCGATGACGCATATGGTCCAGGTCCCCTGCTCGTACTTTACCAAATACCGGTTGGAATAGAGGACGACGAGATCCAAGACATGCTCTCAGACGGCGCTCCACAAGCATTCCAGAGTGGCTGCCGCCTCTTTCGTCTCGAAGAGCATGATACAGAGCATCTGAAGAAACCACTTAGTGAATTTCTAGACAAGGCATTACATAGCATACCTTCTCCTCCGCAGAGGAATGATGCTGTATCCAAACCTGCTCCAATTCCTGTTTTGCTATTCAGCGGCTTTCAGAACCGCGAAATGATGGACGCTTTTAAAATTCTCGAGGAAGAGATTTACGCGGAATCGGGTGGCCAGTCGTCTCCTGCATGTGCTAAGGCTGTACCCAACGCTATGCACAAATCTTTGGGACTGGTTATTGAAGGAATTTCAGGTGATCATTTTTCTGCAATTGGCCTTAACGCGTAG
- a CDS encoding predicted protein, protein MWTFCRLSLFLVAVLWTTSPHVQAFQTSDPWSRFRHGNSLAFPPRSSPKVKLHEASNNIDASNPNSFTESVNSYTDTNPTRVSSADARLFETREAFAVAATDSRKGARWGRLDIDHASPSLAMSVAAGNTLLPRNPGNQARKTQKTKAITATDSRKGARWGRLDIDHASPSLAMSVAAGATPKTTSAVVGVPSRVRGAGASSASSAYENLAREWSQMNKGRDSEVPPSVSPTSASSKEAVFAGNDSRNRARWGRLDIDHASPSLTMSVAAGGTSIQKTDVNRAPKTQKSKTVKASDSGRGTRWGRLDIDHASPSLTMSVAAGNTLLKKNPADQVLKTQKNKTVKATDPRKGARWGRLDIDHASPSLAMSEAAGNLLLNKNPADQALKTQKTNSITATDSRKLARWGRLDIDHASPSLAMSVAAGCTTMINLPSNARAAIRSTTNDKSQQLLPSIPGRNASSSYGNLAEEWSQMNKSRDSEVAAPSLPPPRSQSVAGDTVSQGKVTSPAPSASSSYGNLAEEWSQMNKSRDSEVAAPSLPPPRSQSVAGDTVSQGKVTSPAPSASSSYGNLAEEWSQMNKSRDSEVAAPSLPPPRSQSVAGDTVSQGKVTSPAPSASSSYGNLAEEWSQMNKSRDSEAMAS, encoded by the coding sequence ATGTGGACCTTTTGCCGGTTGTCCCTGTTCTTGGTAGCGGtgttgtggacgacgagcCCCCATGTACAAGCTTTTCAAACCTCCGATCCATGGTCGAGATTCCGACACGGAAACTCGTTGGCGTTTCCTCCGCGTTCGTCTCCAAAAGTGAAGCTGCACGAGGCTTCGAACAACATCGATGCTTCGAATCCCAATTCCTTCACTGAGTCTGTTAACTCGTACACGGATACGAATCCCACTCGCGTATCTTCTGCGGATGCCAGGCTTTTCGAAACTCGCGAGGCCTTCGCAGTCGCAGCGACTGACTCACGGAAAGGAGCTCGTTGGGGTCGTCTCGACATCGATCACGCAAGTCCCAGTCTCGCCATGAGTGTGGCTGCGGGAAATACCTTATTGCCGAGAAATCCAGGGAACCAAGCTCGAAAGACTCAGAAAACCAAAGCAATCACGGCGACCGACTCACGGAAAGGGGCTCGTTGGGGACGTCTCGACATCGATCACGCAAGTCCCAGTCTCGCCATGAGTGTGGCTGCGGGAGCAACCCCAAAGACAACTAGTGCCGTAGTTGGAGTGCCGTCAAGAGTCCGTGGAGCTGGAGCGTCCAGTGCGTCGTCGGCGTACGAAAATTTGGCGCGGGAATGGTCGCAGATGAACAAAGGCAGAGACAGCGAAGTCCCACCAAGTGTGTCGCCTACAAGTGCCTCGAGCAAGGAAGCCGTATTCGCAGGAAATGATTCTCGGAACAGAGCTCGCTGGGGGCGTCTAGATATTGACCACGCAAGTCCAAGTCTCACCATGAGTGTGGCTGCAGGAGGCACCTCCATACAGAAAACTGATGTGAACCGAGCTCCAAAAACTCAGAAAAGCAAAACAGTCAAAGCGTCAGACTCCGGGAGAGGAACTCGTTGGGGTCGTCTTGACATTGATCATGCAAGTCCAAGCCTCACCATGAGTGTGGCCGCCGGAAACACGTTATTGAAGAAAAATCCTGCGGACCAAGTTCTAAAGACTCAGAAGAACAAAACAGTCAAAGCGACAGACCCACGGAAAGGGGCTCGATGGGGTCGGCTCGACATTGATCATGCGAGTCCAAGTCTCGCCATGAGTGAGGCTGCCGGAAACCTGTTGTTAAATAAAAATCCTGCGGATCAAGCTCTAAAGACTCAGAAAACCAATTCAATCACAGCGACAGACTCACGGAAGTTAGCTCGATGGGGTCGGCTCGACATTGATCACGCAAGTCCAAGTCTCGCCATGAGTGTGGCTGCAGGATGCACCACTATGATCAATTTACCGTCAAACGCACGGGCAGCTATCAGATCGACTACCAATGACAAGTCACAACAGCTACTCCCATCAATTCCTGGTCGTAATGCGTCTTCTTCTTACGGCAACCTAGCCGAGGAGTGGTCGCAGATGAACAAGAGCCGAGACAGTGAAGTCGCGGCTCCGTCGCTACCTCCTCCGCGATCGCAATCGGTAGCTGGGGATACTGTGTCACAGGGAAAGGTGACTAGTCCTGCTCCTAGTGCGTCTTCTTCTTACGGCAACCTTGCTGAGGAGTGGTCGCAGATGAACAAGAGCCGAGACAGTGAAGTCGCGGCTCCGTCGCTACCTCCTCCGCGATCGCAATCGGTAGCTGGGGATACTGTGTCACAGGGAAAGGTGACTAGTCCTGCTCCTAGTGCGTCTTCTTCTTACGGCAACCTTGCTGAGGAGTGGTCGCAGATGAACAAGAGCCGAGACAGTGAAGTCGCGGCTCCGTCGCTACCTCCTCCGCGATCGCAATCGGTAGCTGGGGATACTGTGTCACAGGGAAAGGTGACTAGTCCTGCTCCTAGTGCGTCTTCTTCTTACGGCAACCTTGCTGAGGAGTGGTCGCAGATGAACAAGAGCCGAGACAGTGAGGCAATGGCTTCGTAG
- a CDS encoding predicted protein, which translates to MTEDESKKESKTYEERCEAVNVISHPLASKKSTKKAHKLVKKAAAAKHIRRGVKEVVKGLRKGETGVAILAGDIYPVDVISHLPVLLEEKNIPYVFVPSKQDLGAAASTKRPTSCVLIRVPKKDFDGQDLYDALVKEGKEYDPTSVAVR; encoded by the coding sequence ATGACGGAAGACGAGAGCAAGAAAGAATCGAAAACGTACGAAGAGCGATGCGAAGCCGTGAATGTGATCTCGCATCCACTTGCGTCCAAAAAGAGCACAAAGAAAGCACACAAACTGGTCAAGAAGGCTGCGGCTGCCAAACATATCCGACGAGGCGTCAAGGAAGTCGTCAAAGGGTTGCGTAAAGGAGAGACCGGGGTCGCTATTCTTGCGGGCGATATTTATCCCGTTGACGTTATCTCGCATCTTCCGGTGCtcttggaagaaaagaataTTCCGTATGTGTTCGTTCCTTCAAAGCAAGATCTTGGGGCAGCGGCTTCTACCAAGCGCCCAACGTCATGTGTTTTGATTCGGGTGCCAAAGAAAGACTTCGATGGACAGGATCTTTACGATGCTTTGGTAAAGGAGGGGAAGGAATATGACCCTACTTCGGTAGCAGTCCGGTAG
- a CDS encoding predicted protein, with protein sequence MSTGVRFGTTSARRSRGAFAFLVPMYDSSRLQFPIPSCQHHSQAYSTSLYRSMPSSSDEDIESYDLNVSEVFIRELEAKSREIDAQTRVWLQRVVIGMNLCPFAERPMKEGKLKIEVVRGRDEQVIVSVVLQELLERVAEPGTTLVVCPDLHPTSFESFLEVVSMIDNGLIPDHQELVDTVQVAPFHPLFQFEGSDNDAVDNWTNRSPYPMFHILREDEVSKAVDLLQGDAGKVWRRNVNLLTAMEEELGTVTVEELMTGKADDASQSKLQSLLRRFRVKVSSDPSST encoded by the coding sequence ATGTCGACCGGCGTTCGATTTGGTACGACTTCCGCACGAAGGTCACGCGGAGCctttgcctttcttgttccAATGTACGATTCTAGCCGTTTACAGTTTCCGATACCTTCTTGCCAGCATCATTCACAAGCGTATTCTACAAGTCTTTATCGGTCAATGCCCTCGAGTTCTGACGAGGATATCGAGTCCTATGACCTGAACGTTTCTGAAGTGTTCATAAGGGAATTGGAAGCAAAGAGTCGAGAAATCGATGCGCAGACCAGGGTGTGGCTCCAACGGGTAGTGATTGGGATGAATCTCTGCCCCTTTGCGGAGCGTCCCATGAAGGAAGGCAAGCTAAAAATTGAAGTAGTCAGAGGGAGGGACGAGCAAGTGATAGTGTCCGTGGTTCTCCAAGAGCTTCTGGAACGAGTCGCTGAGCCTGGTACCACGTTGGTGGTATGCCCCGACTTGCATCCCACCAGTTTCGAATCTTTTCTGGAGGTCGTTAGCATGATTGACAACGGGTTGATACCAGATCATCAAGAACTGGTAGACACTGTTCAGGTCGCGCCTTTTCATCCACTGTTTCAATTTGAAGGCTCCGATAACGATGCAGTTGACAACTGGACAAATCGATCACCATATCCAATGTTTCACATACTTCGAGAGGACGAAGTTTCCAAGGCGGTTGACTTGCTCCAAGGAGATGCCGGGAAAGTATGGCGACGTAATGTTAATCTGTTGACTGCTATGGAAGAGGAACTCGGCACTGTTACTGTCGAAGAATTAATGACTGGAAAGGCCGACGATGCAAGCCAGAGCAAGCTTCAAAGCCTGCTTCGTCGGTTTCGAGTCAAAGTTAGTAGCGACCCGAGTTCAACGTAG
- a CDS encoding predicted protein produces MTRSISNGLYRIPSSILQTLSEPRRGKRDMLRSFRLCLFLLVFVATTQKLKAFQPSYRSSVSRRGTSCCHIRESVSSLLPSLLRSNTELNESRGNSNNVPFPAPRLEFELDRAIALYEQAVSLSSLEGEKNKASASYGWMVEQLSGFVQYLVQNSKFKESLKKKIMQALQQEQVSTLLALRGEYRTSSSKDGAVTSSSLSQEELKTVQTQLNQIEVLLNKSSGDDEESQKIIDMATQIVGEALKDGDDPEQFGPIWDIYKRAKMRREQIDITGKQNDVPSFFSPKAPVVGYKPSSATKSTQSSPPSPDKATKASAASSKDRKDTSRMNKVEQTPKSTSSSKDQDSPWDAISRSWESFTTSLTRGFSPGNEKKVEESQPTAKMADNDFKKAADSISQSPIESEKLYKQRSTKVAAAEAAGKQSRWGNAELDRVRPGSYVGSATRESAIPGDSVTSVSRAFVDPTPDGGPKVVSQSLYKEDSSKKKPSTSTLTSLGAGKDSADLYRQREARVQAEAASGKSRWGDMEIKRMETRGIKAPDNFMQTAGESGARGSTFDENLYKQRGARILAGASAGRTRWGQDEIRRAALGDSKSLGSLDRSISSTGRSISQSNSLDPIPPNVPLRFVMDTPHRYQGRNDLEGSGQGSTIQERPNTNIAHTPVPIPPNPPFFTPAAPLPVSFQQGSPSVNDLTSAYASMSKETPEGGTGSLSNSIPLVSNAVPSPTSETKTPRSWSGIAEEYTATSREIAESNDASWDVLPPNTQGPNNLAKYARYKNIAEGWALMSKGADIGPTSIDGKSSHSKSSSSIDGARQNGVDLAKEWAQMNQGTDTTSPTPETKASQRKDESTSSSLAPPKPTNFRITRVVEDGTAGNSAWKSLDINSRQTSEEEELSASSKDFTGLAREWSAMNKSGGSAPKGTPVAGSASDYGNLEREWSRMNRGSGKDWKD; encoded by the coding sequence ATGACTCGCAGCATTAGCAACGGGCTTTATAGGATCCCTAGCAGCATTCTCCAGACCCTTTCCGAACCTAGAAGAGGAAAACGTGACATGCTACGTTCTTTTAGGCTttgccttttcttgcttgTATTCGTTGCAACAACACAAAAGTTAAAGGCTTTTCAACCCTCGTATAGAAGTTCCGTTTCACGTCGAGGAACCTCCTGCTGTCACATTCGTGAAAGCGTCTCATCATTGCTTCCGTCCCTCCTGCGATCAAATACTGAGCTCAACGAATCTCGCGGTAACAGCAATAATGTTCCCTTTCCTGCTCCGCGACTAGAGTTCGAGTTGGATCGCGCGATTGCATTGTACGAGCAGGCGGTTTCGCTGTCTTCGCTGGAAGGCGAAAAAAACAAGGCGTCAGCTTCCTACGGTTGGATGGTGGAGCAACTGAGCGGTTTTGTGCAGTATCTGGTTCAAAACAGTAAATTCAAAGAgtctttgaagaaaaagataATGCAGGCGTTACAGCAAGAGCAAGTTTCGACACTTTTGGCTTTGCGTGGGGAGTACCGGACAAGCAGCAGTAAAGATGGCGCTGttacttcgtcgtcgctttccCAAGAGGAACTAAAAACTGTACAAACGCAGCTCAATCAGATCGAAGTGCTTTTGAATAAATCTTCTGGCGATGACGAAGAGTCGCAAAAGATAATTGACATGGCGACACAGATTGTTGGGGAAGCATTGAAGGATGGTGATGATCCCGAGCAGTTCGGGCCCATCTGGGACATCTATAAGCGAGCCAAGATGCGACGAGAGCAAATTGATATTACTGGAAAGCAGAACGATGTACCTTCTTTCTTTTCACCGAAAGCGCCGGTAGTGGGGTACAAGCCATCGTCTGCGACGAAATCAACGCAATCGTCACCTCCCTCGCCGGACAAGGCTACCAAGGCCTCTGCCGCTTCCTCAAAAGATCGCAAAGACACTTCTCGCATGAACAAGGTTGAGCAGACGCCGAAAAGTACATCGTCGTCCAAGGACCAGGACTCGCCTTGGGACGCCATTTCCCGAAGCTGGGAGTCTTTCACGACTTCGCTGACACGTGGCTTTTCCCCCGGCAATGAAAAGAAGGTGGAAGAGAGCCAACCGACTGCGAAAATGGCGGACAATGACTTCAAAAAAGCTGCCGATAGTATCAGCCAATCTCCCATAGAGTCCGAGAAACTTTACAAGCAGCGGAGTACCAAAGTGGCTGCAGCGGAAGCTGCCGGTAAACAATCTCGTTGGGGTAACGCCGAACTTGATCGTGTCCGTCCTGGTAGCTACGTGGGTTCGGCTACACGAGAGAGTGCCATTCCGGGCGACTCCGTTACCAGCGTATCGCGAGCATTTGTCGATCCGACACCGGATGGGGGTCCTAAGGTGGTGTCGCAGTCGCTGTACAAAGAAGactcttcaaagaaaaaGCCTTCTACCAGTACACTCACGTCGCTTGGCGCAGGAAAAGATTCTGCAGATCTTTATCGACAACGAGAAGCTCGGGTGCAAGCCGAAGCTGCATCGGGAAAATCTCGTTGGGGAGATATGGAAATCAAACGCATGGAAACCAGAGGTATCAAAGCACCTGACAATTTTATGCAGACGGCCGGGGAATCCGGTGCCAGAGGATCGACGTTTGATGAAAATTTGTACAAGCAGCGTGGTGCCCGGATTCTAGCGGGAGCGTCTGCGGGAAGAACAAGGTGGGGGCAGGATGAAATTCGTCGCGCCGCCCTTGGCGATTCAAAGAGTTTGGGAAGTCTGGACAGAAGCATATCATCCACAGGTAGAAGCATTTCCCAGTCGAATTCTTTGGACCCTATTCCTCCAAATGTACCGTTGAGATTCGTTATGGACACACCTCATCGTTATCAGGGGCGGAATGATCTTGAAGGATCAGGTCAAGGCTCTACAATTCAAGAGAGACCAAATACAAATATTGCACACACCCCTGTGCCGATACCGCCAAATCCTCCTTTTTTCACCCCTGCGGCTCCCTTACCGGTTTCTTTTCAACAAGGATCGCCATCAGTGAACGACCTTACTTCTGCGTACGCATCAATGTCGAAGGAAACTCCTGAAGGTGGCACCGGCTCGCTGTCCAATAGCATTCCACTCGTGTCGAACGCTGTTCCATCGCCGACAAGCGAAACGAAGACTCCTCGTTCTTGGAGTGGGATAGCAGAAGAGTATACTGCCACCAGTCGTGAAATAGCGGAAAGTAACGATGCGTCGTGGGATGTCCTACCACCAAACACTCAAGGCCCCAACAATCTTGCAAAGTATGCCCGATACAAGAACATAGCGGAAGGGTGGGCGCTTATGAGTAAGGGAGCTGATATTGGTCCAACATCGATTGATGGAAAGTCGTCGCAttcaaaatcttcctcgtccattGATGGGGCTAGACAAAACGGAGTTGATTTGGCGAAGGAATGGGCACAAATGAATCAAGGTACAGATACTACATCTCCAACGCCAGAGACGAAGGCGTCCCAGCGTAAAGATGAATCCACGAGCTCGTCACTGGCGCCCCCAAAACCAACAAACTTTCGGATTACCCGAGTTGTTGAGGATGGGACTGCGGGGAATTCAGCCTGGAAAAGCCTTGACATCAATTCGAGGCAGACTTCTGAGGAGGAAGAGCTTTCTGCATCATCAAAGGACTTTACAGGTCTTGCCCGAGAGTGGTCGGCAATGAATAAGAGTGGAGGCAGTGCTCCAAAGGGTACTCCGGTGGCTGGATCGGCTTCCGATTACGGCAACCTTGAACGAGAGTGGTCTCGGATGAACAGGGGTAGCGGCAAGGATTGGAAAGATTAG
- a CDS encoding predicted protein — translation MVEGRFQRFRPSVYRLEQQFHPIKLFAIRHSSPEVDAAVTGRIPIRVRVRSRNLWTRQLRGGRQGRMAPEPPSRVYRPRRRNSFNRTDFHPESVVTRQRIRSIMWSYSQTSLLLLVVLATTTPHVRAFQALESSIVRRGISSSTLPVTASPPQTLLHATSNSNPQFAAGPDGKTFVHVADPTSIDNRGSPAGQLFQTRNAPPRAATMSSRDARWGRVDVDTGRPLFAMSVAAGASPGDLASGVSSRNSGQQGSTANLAQEWSQMNKGSEGASSSQSNVRGVSPPGQSSMYGNYAQDMSQVNTFGGNVNDSGVSPAGQLFKMGKAKTAASLGSGRDSRWGRVEVDTARPMFAMSAAAGASPNDLASGVTASYRGVRGSSPASAADGNLAQEWSKMSGGQDGDGSPAGRIFKNRNSRTLAPAPETRDSRWGRLDVDTARPLLSMSVAAGATPSDLVVRRPSRADGYSQASNLGSPSARSANTDKMLAESSYSRDSRWGRIDVDTGRPMFAMSAAAGASPNDLASGVSPRGRGGSLAPYQSNESQNSGGSPAGRLFQTGNANTAAPRGGSRDSRWGRVEVDTARPMFAMSAAAGASPNDLASGVSATFRGDQGSTFNGNRNQQGPSSSTARTSTAYGNLAEEWSQINKGGD, via the coding sequence ATGGTAGAAGGACGTTTTCAACGATTTCGTCCGTCAGTCTATCGTCTCGAGCAGCAATTTCATCCAATCAAGTTGTTCGCCATTCGTCATTCGTCACCGGAGGTTGATGCAGCTGTCACCGGGAGGATACCGATACGCGTGCGTGTACGATCTCGAAATCTTTGGACACGGCAATTGCGCGGGGGGCGCCAAGGACGAATGGCTCCGGAACCGCCGTCGCGAGTCTACCGACCCCGCCGTCGCAACTCCTTCAATAGGACCGACTTTCATCCCGAGTCGGTAGTAACAAGACAAAGAATACGTTCTATCATGTGGTCTTATTCTCAGACCTCCCTGTTGCTACTTGTGGTACtcgcaacgacgacacctcACGTGCGAGCGTTTCAAGCATTGGAAAGCTCGATTGTCCGTCGCGGAATCTCCTCGTCGACCTTACCCGTAACAGCGTCTCCCCCTCAGACTCTACTGCATGCGACTTCCAACAGCAATCCCCAGTTCGCTGCGGGTCCGGATGGAAAGACGTTCGTTCACGTAGCGGACCCGACTTCGATTGACAATCGCGGTTCTCCTGCGGGGCAGCTTTTCCAAACGCGCAATGCCCCACCGAGGGCCGCGACCATGAGCAGCCGAGACGCTCGTTGGGGGCGCGTCGACGTCGATACCGGACGTCCCCTGTTCGCCATGAGTGTGGCTGCGGGCGCTTCTCCGGGTGATCTCGCGAGTGGTGTATCCTCAAGAAACAGTGGGCAGCAAGGATCTACGGCGAACCTCGCCCAGGAGTGGTCTCAGATGAACAAGGGTAGCGAAGGTGCTTCGTCGTCGCAGTCCAACGTTCGCGGTGTTTCTCCCCCGGGGCAGTCTTCCATGTACGGGAACTACGCGCAGGACATGTCGCAGGTGAACACTTTTGGAGGCAATGTGAACGATAGTGGCGTATCTCCTGCCGGACAGCTTTTTAAAATGGGCAAGGCCAAGACGGCGGCATCGCTCGGTTCCGGTAGAGACTCTCGTTGGGGCCGCGTCGAAGTGGATACCGCCCGTCCCATGTTCGCCATGAGCGCGGCTGCCGGAGCTTCTCCCAATGATCTCGCGAGTGGGGTGACTGCCTCGTACCGCGGAGTCAGAGGATCAAGTCCGGCTTCTGCCGCTGACGGCAATCTAGCACAAGAATGGTCCAAGATGAGCGGGGGTCAAGACGGTGACGGATCTCCCGCAGGACGAATCTTCAAGAACAGAAACTCTCGGACACTTGCGCCGGCTCCTGAGACCAGAGACTCTCGCTGGGGACGTCTCGACGTTGACACTGCCCGGCCGCTTTTGTCCATGAGTGTGGCTGCCGGGGCGACTCCCAGCGACCTCGTGGTCCGCCGACCCTCAAGAGCCGATGGATACAGTCAAGCTTCCAACCTTGGATCCCCATCAGCCCGTAGCGCCAACACGGACAAGATGCTGGCCGAGTCTTCCTACAGCAGAGATTCTCGTTGGGGTCGTATCGACGTCGATACTGGCCGTCCCATGTTCGCCATGAGCGCGGCTGCCGGAGCTTCTCCCAACGATCTCGCGAGCGGTGTGTCCCCAAGAGGCCGCGGAGGTAGTCTCGCCCCCTATCAGAGTAACGAAAGCCAGAACAGTGGAGGATCTCCGGCGGGGCGATTGTTCCAAACGGGAAACGCCAATACGGCCGCACCTCGTGGGGGTAGCCGAGATTCTCGTTGGGGTCGCGTCGAAGTTGATACCGCCCGTCCCATGTTCGCCATGAGCGCAGCTGCAGGAGCCTCTCCCAACGATCTCGCGAGCGGTGTGTCGGCAACGTTCAGAGGAGATCAAGGATCGACCTTTAATGGCAACCGAAACCAGCAAGGTCCCTCGAGTTCGACTGCTAGAACGTCGACAGCTTACGGCAACCTAGCGGAGGAATGGTCGCAAATCAACAAAGGTGGAGACTAA